The region GACTCGCGGGCAGTGCTCTGCCGGAATGGCATAGCTGCCATCTACACCACAGATCACAAGCCATTTTCCCCCAAGGAAAAGGAACGCATTCAAAATGCCGGCGGCAGTGTTACGATACAAAGAGTCAACggcactttggcggtctcccgAGCCTTGGGGGactatgattttaaaaatgatagcaCCAGGTCGCCCGTCGATCAGTTGGTATCTCCGGAACCAGATATCATAGTTTGTGAGCGTTCCGAAGAGGATGAGTTTATCGTCATTGCCTGCGACGGCATTTGGGATGTGATGAGTAGCACAGAGGTCTGTGAGTTCATTGGCTCTCGCCTTCTGGTGACCTATGACCTGCCCATGATTGTCAACAGCGTGATGGACATTTGCCTGCACAAGGGCAGCCGGGACAATATGACCCTGCTGCTCTTGCTCTTGCCGGGGGCACCGACCATAGATATGGACGCCGTGAAGGCGGAACGAAATCTGGACCAAAGAATCGCTCAAATTACGAGGGAGGTCATCGAGAAGCACGAAATAACCGACTTTGAGGTCCTCATTCGCCTGATGAAGAGGATGGCCATTAACATTCCAAATCTACCGCCTGGAGGGGGGATTTATGCAAAGTACCATATCATTGAGCAGGTTTTCCATGAGAAGTTCCCCGACGCTCCGGCCGAAATTAATGACTATTTTACCATGTGAAGGGTATGCTATGactcaaataaataatactaatggatttaataattgtataCTAAATGgttattgttaaatattagtttttctATTATTGGATTTTTTACAAACGATTCTTCCTCGTGTATTCTGCATTTCATTAGTTCTTTCTTAGGCACTCACGCCGCCCTGTGTGCTGACTATGTAGCAACAGCTGTGCGTTATGGCCATCCAATTGCCAACTTGAGTTCCGTCAAATACAATGGCACAACAGGCCGTATGCTTGATTTTTTCAATTAGATACAGACGCacgcattacgcatacgcaatGCCTGCGGGCCGGAGAACAATCAAACTCATAAAACTCAGGCTCAGACTTAGCAACAGATTCGCAATCGGACCTTTTCCCGGCTGCCtggtaataattaaaatttgccTGCCACAAAGGATAAGCCCCGAAAGACAGGGGGATAGACGGAGTGAAGGAGTGCCACCGAGGGGCCAAAATGAAAAGTTATGAACTCAGCTCGGCAGAAGGGCAGGCAGGCAGTTACTGGTCCACTCCAGTCCACTCCACAAAATCCACACCCATGTACAGTGGCAGTACAGTACGTGCCACAACACACAACACTTGACCCAAGCAGTTGCAACAGTCATAACAATGACTGCTCTGCTACTCCACCGCTCTCCGTTTTCAGTTCTCTGCGTTCCGCCCCCGAACAGCAGCTgtccattttaattttccagcttgtgtaaataatttaaacaattcCATGTCCAGTCCGACAGGAATAAGGCAAAAACAAGTGCAGGGCGGAAGAGGAAAGTGCTCGGTTATTATTTGTTACCTCGACCCCCGGCCAGACTTGGCCTATTACTTGCGGTGGCCGAGTCAGCATTTGTTTAGCTCTCTTTGTTCCTTCCtatttcttttggtttttcctTGCTGTTTCGTCTTCTAACCAAATATTTTCGCTAGTCAAGTGAGTTCGTTTTATAGGAGTACAGAGAGAAAAGAAATTCTTAGATGTGCTCTGGTGAGCTGGACTTATCTTTGATTTTCTCTCTTCGAAGGGTGTTAAtgaaaggtgtctaaaagtaggcaacactaCTTTTAAGAAGTATATTTTGTCTTTGAGAAATAGCTTCTGCAATGTAATAAAAGGTGCCAcagaaaagtatgcaacagaaTACACCGAAACTCAAAGTTGAAGCCCGTTTTTTCATTGCCTACTCTTTGGCTTCTTTAAAAGATGTTTAAAACCTCCACTGtttttaacattaacatttttaacacTAAAAACCATTCTTCAGTTCTTGAACTACATTTTTCGAGTGCAGAGTGCGGGTGCTCTGGCATgggaaaacaaatgaaaacaataaCATGTGGCCTCGGATCCTCCGGTCGTCCTGCCTCCTGCGCCCTGCTTCCCGGTCCCTCCGCTTGCTATCTGCTTTCGAGAAGACCTTTCACCCTGGCTGGATGCACTCATGTccagtttgtttgtttactcTGTCTGGCAGCGTGTCTGTTGCATATCAGTGACCAGCATATCGTTATTTTGCTATAATTTAGACAATTTTCAGAAGGGTTCGCTCGCATATTCAAATTGTTTCCCCTTCGTTTCCATTTTCGGACTGGCTTTTGGCATTTTAATCAACTTTTCTTGGATGTGCACAACACAATTGCTTATTAAATGGCGAAATCAGAGAGTGAGTTTGTTCTAACTTCTGACTGTCTGACCATTTGGTTTATGGAACTTTGGCCAAATATTTGACTTCAGTTCGGCCCGCTCGACaacatttgcaacatttttctATTTGCTTCGTTAACCGCACACGAATAGGAAAGAGGCAAAAAAAACGTGGTCTCCCTGCGACTGAATGTTTGCGAAAACTTTGTTTGCCGCCCGTCGCTGGCCATAATGCTAAACTTTCTTGCGCTCGAATCCATTTTTTGCTGCTACTCGGACTCTTTTATTTCGTTCCTTTTGTCAAATGCAGACCAAACCAATTACAAAATCCACACAGCCAGGGAACCAAAACCAGCCAACAGAACTGGGCCAACAGAGGGGCGGGGGCAAAGTTTGGCTTGCAAACAATTGCAATTTATTAAGCCAAGAGCCAAGCAAAGCGCAAACAATGTCCGTGTCCATGTGGCCAGCATAATTAAAAGTAAGTTCAATGCGCTGCTCCAGACAACGGAGCGAGTCTCCTTTGCGCCAGAGATGAGCAaagaaatttcaaatatttgcaatttaatttgcattcaaACACAATTATTGCGGGAGATAATACGGTTTAGGAAATAATTAGATTTAATTCGGTTAGCTGCAGAGACAAAAAACAAACTATAATTGAATTGCGGTCAAAGGAGGAGAAgtgaaaaactaaaagaaaatttaagagAAAGTTTGGAAGAATATGTCAGGGATGGCACGAAAAATGTGGCaaagataataaatattataggtATATATGTGCTGGAaggtttttcaaatgtttcttaggaattttaaaaatttccatgcataaaatattaatctTATCTATGTAGAGAGAGATTTATTTAAGCCTTATAAATATCTGTTTTATTCAAGAGTTTGTTTGATCCATTTTTAATGTTCCTGCAATGCACAACCACTTGAAATCATTCTCCATTTATCTTTATTAAAGCTCCCTTGGGTTTTCCCAGCCacatcactcatacgccctGGAGTACGAACTTATTATGCAGCCCTTGCAAGTAGTAATTATGTTGCAATAAGTTGGCCCGGGTTCGAAGTGCGGGTTTTTGCTAATGCGCTGGTTACAAATATGTGATCAGGCACTTCAATTGCGAGTCCGCAGGGGAAGTAAGGGCCAAACAATGGGGCCACTGATTAGTTGTGAATTTACTGCTGATTAAGATGCTTTTTAAAAGAACTCGCCGCCCTCTCTGGTCGAATAAACTTTCCGCCAACTTTTCGCGCTTTTCCCCgtaaatgtatctgtatctgtctGTTTCAGTGAGCTTTGTGCTCGTGAGTCCGCTAACTTTCTGTTGAATTGGCAGTTTATGAAAAATTCAAGGACAGACATTAATTTCGCACTAACTTCTGGTGGCAAAACCATATAAATTACACGAAACATACGCAAGTCAACCGGAAGGAACAAACACGTTTGAAAGTCAGCAGTAAAGATGGGCAAACTCATCAAAAAAGCTGAATTGGTTTTTTTCAATTCGACTCGGACTCAAACACTTAATTTCTATTCCCTTCCTGTGAACAAAATaagttaatttgttttcacaACTAATTTAAACCTTTAAAGACTGTTTTCCCTTTAATATGTTCTGCATAGAAAttataaaacgtttttttccTTCATATGGTGGCCAATAAAAAACCTGTTTGAAATAACAAAATTCATGgcagtttattttttccacaactgaataaaagttaatttattaTCTAATTAAACACACATTGTGCCGTCTACCTCTAAACGTATTTAAGGTATACTTTATTGTCTGACTGggtattttcaaaatttaatcAGTTCAGCCCACTTAATTACAGTATGGGTTTCGACCGCCATCCTTTCTTTTTGCCGTTTTTAGCCATCCTGGTGGCACAAAGCGAATCACAGTGTAGGACTTTTGTTTGGCCATTTGTTTACAGGCCAAATGAAATCATGACAATGTAGCGTGAATCAACAAAATCAGCTGAGAGACAAATTGCCCCGGACACGCAGCACCATCGAGTGCAGCTTCAAACATGGGCTGCATCTATCCGTATACAAACCATATAGTACATATGCCAATTACTGTTTTTTGATGTCGTAAGCCGCGATTCGTTGCCGCTCTATTGACAAGCTAAACGGATCGGAGTTAGGTCCGTGtgggtatttatttaaatttatcgcaTTGAGCTGTGCGTGCGGATGCGAAGGCaattggaaatggaaaatggtaAATGGGGAATGGGAAATGGGGAATGGggaatgggaaatggaaaattccCATGCAATTTGGCGGCGTAGATGCCATGTAATTAACAATTTAGCGATTGCAATGGCAGCCATTTTGTCAGGGGTGCATAACAATGAGCGAATAAAATGCATTCGCTAAATAATGCAAATTCAGTTTTGACGCACACATAATTCCATTTTAATGGAAATTTTCTACTTAGCACTGGCGTTGTTATTTCTGCGGCTGCCCCGAGGCGATGCAGCATATAAATAAAGGTGCTGGCCAACGTAATTTAATTGCTTATTTTGCCATTATGCCCGGCTACGGGCTTCTGTGGGTTCGCATTTATGCCATATTTCTGCCGGaagttgcgcatacgccgtgttgAAGGAAGGTCAACcgaaaaaggaagaaaaagCGCCGGCAGTTATGCGCTCCAATGTGTGGGGAGCATATTCTAGTGGTGCAAATAAATATGGGGGATCGCAAGAAGCCAGCTAGTTAAAGTTTCAGCCTGCCCGACTGCCCGAGTCACCTGCGCTACTTTTATTCTCCCTGCTAGCaggctttaaatatttatttcacccCGAATAGTTGTAAATTTTCGGCTACCATAATCCTTTACGAGTAAGCTGCTGCTTATCAGAGGACATAAAGTATGGCACCGCCTGATTTATACATGGAGCCGACTTTACGGGAAAATGCGCATACAAAATCAGAGAGCAAATATGTGTAAGGCTTGACCATGGTTCTACACTGTGGGAAAAAAGAAGAAGGAGAAAAGTatgaaaacatttataaaaaagagataaaaagaataaaatacaaacagcCCTTCAAGTCCCCTGAATGCAGTATATATTTAATGCTGCCTACCTCCAGGGGCTACCACGTATTTATAAAACCCGCCATAAGTAAGGAATGCACTCATAATATTCAAAGTAGATCTTAGTTTCGTAATCCTGGCTACCCGAGCAGTGCATGAGGCTGTTTTGGTGAAGGAACGCTTAACTTATTAAATGCGCACACTCCGTTTTAATTACTCACACACATAACTGCGTGTGCACGTGTGAGTTGCTAATTGCGGgtccgcacacacacactacCACACTCTCACACATGCCAGCCGAGCACAATTTTAATGcgcacttccgtttccgctgtAATGCCTGCGGcatagtttatttttataaccaGCCACACGGGACTTCCACTACCGCCGCCTCCTTTGCGGTGCGTAATTGTTAATTTTCAACAGCACACACTATGCGGCAATGGACGACTGAATGACTGGCTGACTGAATGACTGACTGTCTGAAAGATTGACGGACTGAAGGAGCGGAGGACCaactgactgactggctgactgcCTGACTGATGGATGCATCGGCTTGGCAAGAAAGAAAGCCTGACATTTTGATATTGCTGTGCACAGCAAATTACCAGCATTTTAAGTGCGTGGCCGCAAAGAGGAAAAGCGTTAACACGGATAAACATTGACAGTAGCCGACCACTCCGAATGAACCGCAGGCAGCaccgaaaaaaattatttatacctctttataagaatattaggttttataaaaatatctacATCATTTATGTACTTTAAAGCATATTAAACTAAATgttgataatataaaaatcatgGTTTCAATTGAAGAaaacgttttttaaattttaaagacaTAAGTCTCTGGATTTGTCCTATAAAACAGATATTCTTAGGTCCTCAAAACATGTTTTTCTAATGCAAAACAGCCATAGTTTGATATTAAAGTGCACTTGAAACAGagagtaaaatataaaaactgatTTTAAAGTCGCACAAATTTCTTCTCCGTGCACCTGAATGATTTGGGAAAAAGGTCGAGGGAGCGCGAGTGCGGAAAGCCAAGAATGAAGCGCAGCTTAAGCAAATTAAGCGCAAAATCACAGCACTGACAGCAAATGGATGGGCAAACAGAAGGCGAGCAGGAGGCATCGCTTCGGAGCCCGAGATTGAGACTGGAGAGCATTATGcaattatttaaacatttcccAGTAACAgttacagcagcagcaaaagcaacagcGGCCACTGGGCTTAAGCAAATTGAATTCGTCGCATTCTCCTAATTGCGGCCAACACTCAAATGCCGCGTCCCTCCCACTTCCACCGCCACTTCCGCCGCCTCTCATGTAAGGTCCTTGGCCAGGATACGCCGAGTCCTGTGTACAGTGCTCTCCCCCCAACGCCGCCGCCCCCGAAATTCGTTTCATTTCTGGATAATTGCTGCTTGAATTTCAATTCGAACGGCTGGTTGGCAAGGGGGCTGCCTTAAAACGCTGCTGAATGTTCTCGGTTATCCTGCACTTGTCACAGCCTcaatgcaaattgaatttccagCGAACCAAATTGGGGCGAAAGCCGCTGGCAAGATGTTCTAGCGTTGGGTTTCAACTGGGGTAACCATAAAGGGATAATATGATTCTGGGGATAGGGGTATTAATATCCCCTCGTTAAAAACGAGCTTTGGTAATTCTTTAGAAAGCTTGGGGGCCATAAAGGTCAATACACTTAAGGATTgcacttaatatttaataggagaatttttttgaaaatgaaaaaatattttaataattcctaAAGAATCTTCTTCTAATAGTATTTCAATGTTATTCCTTTCAAATATTATATGGATCGAACAGCGCTTGCCATGTTCTAGCCATTTTCCCCTACAAAATCAAGTCAAAAGTACCTAAGTAACTGCAGGGCTCCTTGGCAGGGAAATCTATGCggaaaattaacattttaccTCTTGGGCAGAACTAATTTTCTATGCCACTTAACCAAGGGAGGGGTATTCGGGGCCAGAACTCGATGACGGCGGCTCTGAAATTCCACGGCGTTTCGCCTTCCGGCGCGACCAGCACTTCAGTCCTCTTTCAATCaattaattattgttttatgcCGCTCTCAATCCTTCAAAAGGACCAAAAGCAGGGGAAATGGCAGAAAAAAGCTCACACAGAGCAGGAAGGGAACTCCTTGTGTCCTTGGGCGAAGGCAAAAACCAAAGCAGAATGGACGCATACTTTACAATTAATTTGCCATTACGCCGGAGTCTTGAGGCGAGGGAGCTGCGGACTGTGGACTGCGGACTGCCCTCTGCCATTTTTAATCGATTTTCATTACGGACTCGTTGGCCCGGCCAACTGTCCGCCTTTTTCGTCTTGCCTCGCTCGTCACTCACTTGACGCTTCAATTGGCCTCCTCTAAATGGCCAAACAAACTCTCGACGTGGCGCTATGTCCTTCGTCCTTCCCCCTCATCATTCCCCTCGGCGGCCATTGGATGCCTAATTTGACTAATAAGCTGGCCATTGCAACGGCTGTTGAACTTCCGGCGCGACGGGGATGTGGCCGGCATGGCTAAGCCTTCGGCCACTTTCGGTAATTATATGCCAAAACAGTTCAGCGGCGTTGGAGCGCCAGTTGGCTTCCACACCCAAAGAAAATGGTATTTAAAGATTGGGCTTTAGAGAAAAACAATGATGTTTACACAccgcatatatatatttataaaattaaattaacaccTAACTAGGATTCGAACGTTTTAATTTTTCGTATTGATTTTAAGATACGTGTTTAATTTGGCTTAGAATAATTATACACTTACATTACAATTTTATCAAAGGCAaacaatttcacatttttttatttttgttattaataaatatctttttctcctaaattgattttcaattaaattgacCTTTTTCTAAGTGGAAGCCCTCCATCATCTCCAAAATTTTAACTCTCTCCGCTCTGATTTCCTTTTGACTGGCCCTTTTCTGTTGGTTCTTCCTTATTGGTTAATCATTTGccataaagattttaatttccgCTTTTTAATAGGAAAGAAGTCTATCGTTGTGGTTTGGGCTGATGGGGCTAATCCCCGCAACACTCTTTGGGctctttgtttgccttttgaatatttttcaagAATTAAGCGAGACCGTAATTGGTTTGCCAGCAGCCAGAAGCTGTCAGTCAAGATTAGGCCTTCACTCGAAAAGGgtttaatcattttaattgtgaAGTTCTACCAAGTACCTCTCCACTCCGAGGGGGATTTCCCTTCATTAGGTTCGTTTAACCTGACAATATCTCGAGGAGCAAACACCAACGACACCGGTGACAAAGCACAAATTACCAAAAGTGATATGATTGCCGACCAAGCAGGGGTAGAGCTAAACTGTTTGACACACTCTCAGCTACTTGAACTTCAAATTGGGCACAACAAATAAGGGACACTAAaagaaatatctttaatttagATAGTTATTTACATATCTCTCTgagtattatattttatgaatttgaACCTCTTTAGTACGCAACTAAATATCATTTTTCTCCCATAAAATCAACTTAACCATATGCTATTATATCAATTTAGGCCCCTAATGAGCTCCTTAATTTTTATCTGTGCACTCTTGGGTGCGGGCTTATTTGTGCTGGATAATTCGTAGCCACACACGCAAATCGGAGAGCCGCTGGGAGCATTGTAGCTGGTCAAAGTCAAGTGGGGGATCATCGATTGACGGGCCAACAGGGCGTATGAGTTGCTGTTGAAAGCCATTCAATAATTTACTAATGTCTTGTACTCGCACTGCTGTGATTGCCGGCCCATAGCCGAGTGAGAAGGGGAAAACAAATCACATCAATGGCCGACACTGAAATAATAATTCTATTGACGCACTACCTCAGATACATGGGCCCAATTATTTCCCGGGCAGGCAATTTCTTACGCAAATACGGCTGAAAATCACAAGGCGTTCCGCCGTCATCAACAGTATAAGGCTAAACAAACTATTGATTGGCAGGTTTTGTGCGGCCTAATGACCACATGCCATGATGGCCAATACTATTGAGTCCGGTGCATTAAATGTGGATTTGCCTATGCATAAATCGGAGTGTAATTAGTAGATAATGACTTTGCTATTGACCTCAAATATTAACCGACTCGAGTCGAGATAAATTACACACGTGAAGGCAATTGCAGTGTGGGCTCTATGCTGCCAGCTAAATATAGTctgcaataaataaacataaagtaGTAATAACTATTTGACCCCATTCTAAGGTAATTAGTGCTTTCATACTTACACCACAATTGTTCTTGGCAAGCGTAACTTAAAACGATTTATGAAATGTTCAATTAGGCAATGGTTTCAAATTCCCCTGCATTTCTCCAAATCAATTACTCTTGGTGATTAGACCTTTTATATGTAACAATTGCTTGACTTGCAGATTtgatttgtttgattttatatatCATATTTCAGCTTTGCGGTTAACAACCCAGCCTTTGTGGAGGCCAAGAAACGTATCAATAGCAGATTTTACAACTTTGAGTTGCAGCTTTCATTAGCGCCAATAAAAAGACAGTTAATGACCGTCCCTTACGTGCCTGACATTTATCTCTCAAATAATTATAGCCCCATAGCGCTCTGCAGAATGTCGAGCACTCGACCCCAGCCTTGGCCCTGACTTTGCATTGAATAATTCAATAACAATTTACAATCAATTAAAAGCGGCTGGCGGGGATTAAAAATCTCAGACATTGGCCAAGTTTATTATGTGTGCCTGAACTCAATTTAGCGTTACTCATGGTCCATTAATTCGCCGTTTTCATGGTAGGTGCAATAAAGTGCAAAAAAAGAACAGGAAGAGGAGAGCACAACCAAAAGTCGACGCCGTCAAGGACCCAGAAAAAGGGTCACTTCCAGACCAAAAGGCAGCCCGCCAACAGTCTGGACCCCTCTCAACGACCAATTACAACTAAAcagctttaatttaatttgagccGCCCAGCCTACCCCCCTGGAAAGGGGGGTTTCCGACCCCTGGCTGACCCCGTCCCGCCATCCCGCCGTCCCGCCGCCCTGCGACCAAGAACAATGGCGCGGATGTAATGTTCGCATTATGCTCGTTCACAAATTGTAAGCAGCCATTATGTTTCTTCGTGTTGCCCATGTTTCCTCCGCCTCCTCTGGCCCCCCATAGCCGCCCGGCAAGCCCCCTTTTCCCCGGAGCCCCTGGCATTGTAATGCCTTTTGGTCCTGGCAACAGGAGCGGGGGCAAGGGCCGAGGACCCCGCCCCGAAACAGCGCCGTGTTCGCCATTGTTCCAAACCGCTTTGGTCCCTGGCTTTGGCCCGCCCAGTGGGCCCGGGTTCTCGTATGTCAAAATAATGGCGGCAACGGGCAGTCATTGTTATTGTCCTGGTTGTTTTACCTGGCAAAGGATGGCGGCCACATCGTCATCATTATCATCTGGAAAACCCAATGGCGATTGCACGCCCCGAAATGCTGCAACTCTGCTTTTGGGTGTGGCCAAGTGCTTTGGTGCGGCAGTTCCAAAATGCCGAACAATTCTCACGGTTCTCTGAGctctttaaaatgtatctaCGAGTTTGTTTCTGAACGGGTTATCCTTAAGTCTAGTTCAATTTAGTTTAATATCTTAATCAACGTTTAGCAACGCCTTGAAATTTGTGAAGCTTAGGCTatggaaattatatttaaatgcccAACTTTTAAAGCagataataaatttttttataatatatacattattttaacccacttttgtttttaaaaaagaagtaATTTTCtctgaaaacttttaaatgaaataattcaGATTAAACTCAAATAACTGTCCAAGTTTTCCCCTAACATTTCCagtaaaagaaaatgaaaatgaaagatTCCAAATATTTGACAGCACTGCCCTTGAGCTGCCTCTTCAATTCCTGCACGTTAGATAAATTTTGTAATAAAGCATGACCAAATGGCGATGCCGATGACGACGACGCTgaccacaagacaagacagaAGATGCCCGAGACGTCGGTTTGGGCCAAGAAAACCTTCAACCTTTGGTCAAGAGCAACAAGTTTGTGGAGTGGGCTGAGAGTGGAAGTTTGTGGAAAATGCTCGAGTGTTGCGGTTTTATTTGCTGTCGTTGCGGGACACTCCGTTTTTGGGGTCAgtgaaataaaacatttaattactCGCACGAGACATTGGCAATTAGTTGATCAAATTGCTGGCAGCCGTGCCTTGAAGAAAACCACTTTGTCTTTAAGTAATTGAGTGCGGAAATTGGTCTGCGGATGGGCAGGGAAGAGGATTATGAAATCATCAGCAAATTAAGCAGCCCAATGAACTGAGCTGTGCAATTGAAATAGCAGGAAACCACAAGGAACTCTGGCTCTGAACTACGACTGATTAAGGTTATTGTTCTGCTGAAGcggtttcaaattatttaattaaaatataaattatctTTGCAATATCTttgaaagtaaataaatattttatttaatttaatttgcaaacATACTTGAAGAGCTTCCGGCTCCAAATGATAGTCGAAATTAATTTGTCAAGCTTGGGTCAGTCGAGTTTTCAGCACTCTTCGCTTTATTTGCCTGCCATTGGCAAAACCATTTTTCGCAATTCAATTTATCCCGCCGATGCGCGACTTTTCAATCCGCCAAATCAAACACACTCCGCTGGCCATAAATTCAGCGGCTGCAGAGACCGCGTAATTTCTGCGCTTTATTTATGCATCAATGGCGTGATTTATATGCAAACACTCTGGCCCAGACCACAAACATCACTTCAAGTGTTCATTGTTGTCTACACTTGTCTTGTTTGCCCATCCATGCTGCGAACAGTGTGTGCGTATATGATTTCTGCTCTGTGGGGCCGGGTAGAAATAACTATAATTCATTGCAAATAAAGCAAGAAAAACACAATTATTTATCACGGAGCAGTCAGACACCCGAATGATGGCCCCAGGCTCACCCACCCACCGCCCCTCAGCCACCCACTCCGCCCACCTGCCCCCCTCGCCAACAAAGAATTCAACAGAACAAATGTCAGTCAGCCCACAgacaaaaaatgaaacaggGGAAGACTGTCTGTGCCGCGCCTACAAAAGCGGCTCAAAGTTTTGGGCgacaacaaaaacacaaatcTTCACGATTTTTTCAACCAATTTTTGtgggcactggaaaaaatattacaatgtGTTGGAGGTAAACAAATGATGTAAAAAGATGATTATGTAAAGaaatgaaatacaaatattattgaatAAAGAAAACAGTATTAAAAAGGgtaatttctaaaatattcaaaaaccATGTAGAAAAAATAACACGTTAAttctattatttgtatttctttctttttctgtttaatgttttaaaaaattttaaattaaactatgAAGAGCAAAAACTAGCTTAGTCACGAATATTTGTTATAAAAGACAGAACTATGGAACGAACTATTAGCAATTTATTTCGAATGAATAATATGtctttaaaaaactattttatttaaaatccttTTAAAATTACTGAGTAATGTTTAAggaaaattttagttttcagtGTAAAAGGCTCAGCGTTTTGGGGTGCCGTGACTGACAGCGTGGGCCCAAAAGCTCGGGGAATCACAAAATGTGAGGAAGTGGGTTCGGAGTCCCGAGTCCCGGAACCCAGAGTCCGGAGTCCTGAGGCCGTAGTCCTCTGTCCGGAGTGAGAGTCCGGACGACATATTTTGCGCTAAATCTTCTTGTTCACACTAACGCGCTGCTGACAGTttttctttcttcattttgGTGTTTCAGTTTTGTgacttttttggttttttttccaGCTGAGCCTCTTTTgtttgtggttgttgttggtttttCACAGATTTTCAAGTGTgacagtcagtcagtcagtgaGTCAGTCGCCCAGGCAGTGTGAAATATCTCGCtaaatggccaaaacaaacaccCACATCAAGGCGACGGTTATATCACGGCCAGGCTAAGGCCCTCCCCTCTTTTACGTTCAATTTTGTGGCTGAGTGTGATAGAAAGGTTTTTACCTGGGCGGAGAACAAGATACTTGCTAGGAATTATGGTCAGATGAGTTGTTCTATTTTTCCAAGAAACCGGAGTTAATGTAAAAGGTGCGAGTTGTTGGTTAAATAAgtcattttatgttttttccaAGAATTCTTATTCTTATCTTATTATTCTTAACATCATGTATCGCATGAATCATAAATACAATTATATAGGAAAAGCAGCTTTAAAATTACCAATCATTAAGCAAATTAGCGGACatctaaaaaaaatgcttTGAAGTATATCAAT is a window of Drosophila biarmipes strain raj3 chromosome 3R, RU_DBia_V1.1, whole genome shotgun sequence DNA encoding:
- the LOC108025364 gene encoding protein phosphatase 1B, which codes for MGGFLEKPETEKHVEEGFGNNLRYCVSSMQGWRLEMEDNHSAVCSLKDDFELWSYFAVFDGHASNRISEYCAKNLLKTIMKTEEFSKLRYEAGIREGFLKLDEDMRKLFQDKPGGTTAVCVFVSPDKMYLANCGDSRAVLCRNGIAAIYTTDHKPFSPKEKERIQNAGGSVTIQRVNGTLAVSRALGDYDFKNDSTRSPVDQLVSPEPDIIVCERSEEDEFIVIACDGIWDVMSSTEVCEFIGSRLLVTYDLPMIVNSVMDICLHKGSRDNMTLLLLLLPGAPTIDMDAVKAERNLDQRIAQITREVIEKHEITDFEVLIRLMKRMAINIPNLPPGGGIYAKYHIIEQVFHEKFPDAPAEINDYFTM